In Vanessa tameamea isolate UH-Manoa-2023 chromosome 19, ilVanTame1 primary haplotype, whole genome shotgun sequence, one genomic interval encodes:
- the LOC113399358 gene encoding AT-rich interactive domain-containing protein 4A-like isoform X3, whose amino-acid sequence MQGDDPPFLPVGTDVSAKYKGAFCEAKIKKVVRNIKCKVTLKAGGITTVNDDVIKGTLRVGSTVEVKQDPKKEAMEAVITKIQDCSQYTVVFDDGDITTLRRSALCLKSGRHFNESETLDQLPLTHPEHFSTPVIAGRRGRRGRAQSEESEGEGTTRRMKADSAEREPHVGRVVLVEAASGAERRRPHQPAFPALVVAPTAQIKVKEDYLVRSFKDGRYYTVPKKEAREFRKGSAPLEWSGVEAALQYLNHAVLPPHWDRDALFNEPRNTSDDSSDDEPREEKDHFVAQLYKFMDDRGTPLNRNPTIANRDIDLYRLFRVVQKLGGYNRVTNQNQWKTIADKMGFHPVTTSITNLCKQAYKKFLHSFEDFYRKLGVTLVAHPRGARTPPAGRSLIRDRDKLPPAAGAAASPAPPAAPSTPTPPAQRLKDKDSDKSETEKSDKSEKEEKIEKIEKKEKPRASDEDDSADNQPLIITTPKVDKEKEKDKEKEKEKEKEKEKEKEKEKEKEKEKERDKDKSSTTSEEKGVIKPRSQSKTRSLPPVKMESHEKRTPKRKTLSSKLSEGSSSIRRPSRRPNVSTDSDSSGRASRCGLTKKMQSRRSQSANSASSGNTIASNSSKRPRKRKTTEPSMNESTRSGGANVEAQVGDKLKVYYGPTQSESKVTYEAKVIEVSADGLRVHYTGWNTRYDEWIKPERIALNVTQHEARNKKMTNLNRRVRSKRTEVLISESSARSDTDSDSDSDTSVKRPPKKSDDKSNVKNPSRSKDQKSSDSSSSSKPRKRPVRTVSTPLATSPAKKPRTTLSGHQHQGRDYDLNEIRSELKGLHSVKQEADETIKTEITQKDAIMSPALSTSQTSEPSRPDKQPEDVYEFKEPEPFELELHDEKKKRTHRIFDDISPSKYTSTLSKSLSEEISEDPLRPRPSSFRSPSLSPFRDFGSTRDVPGRQSPEDDSKDGLFSLDDDSLPGEGSSGPIFEGFTPAKNQETYSKKSKVSKLRQLIDDSPDSPADDEQSSEDEPEEVIKEEKREPSPILQAIEKEKSPEPVIEEPKNPDLTKEVNDAIAILKEIPPLESIPEPPSTPPPKIKSEPLIVIPPVATVTTEDIEVEKDEQIIKDEKIVQCEINEKAIEENIMAIPLPNVEPKDKEPPKIRIEKLDPAPDMTISKMEPPSSPLIDTEEDKSEPDSPARIDVLPEPPPAFLLQSEGPKIAEKLLKAINSAKRLSMSPPPVEDRPETPKKDIKTDDKLSPTTVEIKRPSSIPELLKPLTKLDPVRRYSPAEAIDSIFGEPSNLTDVKRDISEVKKVKPKEPTPPRLQSPLNILERRKSVADLPLSAPGKNKVLSDTIQKLSSQINQSVVAASIPLPPFPPEDRSESSDSDDSDRRLIIDKLAVDEWGSGSGNSGGSSNGTTVAVIAGRTQNAAARALHAGKSPGEWSAGESLLMLEDACKNERKHTGGVRVSTAGAEDDGCVSLLLCEETIPGSPAPDAEPAPPARAHHLPFACAPQHAHSHSHSHSHNTHNHKTEERRGSAGAAEAGEGRAGGAGAAGGAGDDDWSRRRALLDNTPPTTPDSSLDLSPHRERRISERDSPSDRKEDEEDNHAQDVCALDIDKPHGSARSRKASESSGAGRTRARRARRDTDEPHAPHAPHALKYNFYVDLDPSWDCQTRINVLTSRLADLRKAYHSVKAELAAIDRRRKKLRRKEREAIKAAKAACS is encoded by the exons ATCCGAAGAAAGTGAGGGCGAAGGAACCACTCGCCGCATGAAAGCAGACAGCGCGGAACGTGAGCCTCACGTTGGACGTGTGGTGCTAGTAGAAGCGGCAAGCGGTGCGGAACGACGCAGGCCTCATCAGCCCGCCTTCCCTGCGCTAGTAGTAGCACCCACTGCACAGATCAAAGTTAAAGAAGACTATCTCGTGAGATCCTTCAAAGATGGCAGATA ttACACAGTCCCTAAGAAGGAGGCGCGTGAGTTCCGGAAAGGCTCTGCGCCACTGGAATGGTCGGGCGTGGAGGCGGCCCTGCAGTACCTCAACCATGCCGTACTGCCGCCGCACTGGGACCGCGACGCGCTCTTCAACGAGCCGCGCAATACCTCTGACGAC AGTTCTGATGATGAACCGCGTGAAGAAAAGGACCATTTTGTGGCACAACTGTACAAGTTTATGGACGATCGAGGCACTCCACTCAATCGTAACCCAACCATCGCCAATAGAGACATTGATTTGTATCGGCTGTTTAGA gTTGTTCAAAAATTAGGTGGTTACAATAGAGTAACAAACCAAAATCAATGGAAGACAATAGCAGATAAAATGGGATTCCACCCCGTCACAACAAGTATCACCAATCTGTGCAAACAGGCTTACAAAAA ATTCCTGCACAGCTTCGAGGACTTCTACCGCAAGCTGGGCGTGACGCTGGTGGCGCACCCGCGCGGCGCTCGCACGCCGCCCGCCGGCCGCTCGCTCATCCGCGACCGCGACAAGCTGCCGCCCGCCGCCGGCGCCGCCGcctcgcccgcgccgcccgccgcgcccagCACGCCCACCCCGCCCGCGCAG CGTTTAAAAGACAAAGATTCTGATAAGAGTGAAACAGAAAAGAGTGATAAGAGTGAGAAGGAAGAAAAAATAGAGAAGATAGAGAAAAAAGAGAAGCCGCGCGCGAGCGACGAGGATGACAGCGCTGACAACCAGCCCCTCATTATTACCACTCCAAA AGTTGACAAAGAGAAGGAGAAAGATAAGGAAAAGGAAAAGGAAAAAGAAAAGGAGAAGGAGAAGGAaaaggaaaaagaaaaagagaaagAAAAGGAAAAAGAAAGGGATAAAGACAAGAGCTCAACCACGAGTGAAGAAAAAGGAGTCATTAAGCCACGCTCACAGTCCAAGACTCGTAGCTTGCCTCCTGTTAAGATGGAGTCCCATGAGAAGCGCACGCCTAAGAGGAAAACTTTGTCTtctaaat TAAGTGAAGGTTCGAGCAGCATCAGGCGCCCGTCGCGTCGGCCCAACGTCTCCACCGACAGTGACAGTTCTGGGCGAGCATCGAG GTGTGGACTAACAAAGAAAATGCAAAGCCGTAGAAGTCAAAGCGCCAACTCTGCGAGTAGCGGCAACACCATCGCATCGAACAGTAGCAAGAGACCTCGGAAAAGAAAGACTACAGA GCCGTCGATGAATGAATCGACACGTTCCGGAGGCGCCAATGTAGAGGCTCAAGTAGGCGATAAGTTAAAGGTCTACTACGGACCCACACAATCAGAGTCAAAG GTGACGTACGAGGCGAAGGTGATCGAGGTGTCGGCGGACGGGCTGCGCGTGCACTACACGGGCTGGAACACGCGCTACGACGAGTGGATCAAGCCCGAGCGCATCGCGCTCAACGTCACGCAGCACGAGGCGCGCAACAAGAAG aTGACGAATCTAAATAGACGAGTCAGGAGCAAAAGAACAgaag TGCTGATTTCAGAGTCTTCAGCCCGATCCGACACCGATAGTGACTCTGATAGTGACACAAGTGTTAAAAGACCACCTAAAAAGTCCGATGATAAATCAAATGTTAAAA ATCCATCTAGATCGAAAGATCAAAAGTCAAGTGACAGCAGCAGCTCGAGTAAACCAAGAAAACGACCAGTAAGGACTGTATCTACACCGTTAGCGACCTCTCCAGCTAAGAAGCCTCGCACAACTCTCAGTGGACATCAGCATCAAGGCCGCGATTACGATCTAAATGAAATTAGATCAGAACTCAAAGGATTACATTCAGTAAAACAAGAAGCAGATGAAACTATTAAAACAGAAATTACGCAAAAAGACGCTATTATGAGTCCTGCACTTTCCACTAGCCAAACATCTGAACCCTCACGACCTGATAAACAACCAGAGGATGTTTATGAATTTAAAGAGCCAGAACCCTTTGAGTTGGAATTGCATGacgaaaaaaagaaaagaactCATCGTATATTCGATGACATTTCTCCAAGCAAGTATACGTCAACCTTGTCCAAATCATTAAGCGAAGAAATATCTGAAGACCCATTAAGGCCACGACCATCCTCTTTTAGATCTCCATCTCTTTCGCCGTTCAGGGATTTTGGGTCAACTCGAGATGTACCAGGTCGACAAAGTCCTGAAGATGACTCTAAAGACGGGCTGTTCTCTCTCGATGACGACTCCCTTCCGGGTGAAGGCAGTTCTGGGCCAATATTCGAAGGATTTACACCAGCTAAAAATCAAGAGACATATTCGAAAAAAAGTAAGGTTTCGAAACTTCGACAGCTAATAGACGATTCACCGGATAGTCCAGCTGATGATGAACAATCATCTGAAGATGAGCCCGAGGAAGTAATAAAAGAGGAGAAAAGGGAACCAAGTCCAATTTTGCAAGctatagaaaaagaaaaatctccAGAGCCAGTAATAGAAGAACCGAAAAATCCTGATTTGACTAAAGAAGTTAATGATGCCATAGCTATCCTCAAAGAAATACCTCCATTGGAATCCATACCGGAACCTCCTTCCACTCCTCCTCCGAAGATAAAATCAGAACCTCTCATTGTAATTCCTCCTGTGGCTACCGTCACCACCGAAGATATTGAAGTAGAAAAGGATGAGCAAATTATTAAAGACGAGAAAATAGTTCAGTgcgaaattaatgaaaaagcAATTGAAGAAAACATTATGGCTATTCCGCTTCCAAATGTAGAACCCAAAGATAAAGAGCCTCCAAAAATAAGAATCGAAAAATTAGACCCCGCTCCTGATATGACTATATCAAAAATGGAGCCACCTTCTAGTCCGCTAATCGATACGGAGGAAGATAAATCAGAGCCCGACAGTCCCGCCCGAATCGATGTTTTACCTGAACCACCCCctgcatttttattacaatctgAGGGGCCAAAAATTGCTGAAAAACTACTTAAAGCCATCAATAGTGCTAAGAGATTGTCTATGTCCCCTCCGCCCGTAGAAGATCGGCCGGAAACGCCAAAGAAAGATATTAAGACTGATGATAAATTGTCACCTACAACAGTGGAAATAAAACGGCCTTCGAGTATACCTGAATTACTGAAACCTTTGACTAAACTCGACCCCGTCCGACGCTATAGTCCAGCCGAAGCTATCGACTCCATATTCGGGGAACCTTCTAATTTAACGGATGTGAAACGTGATATATCAGAAGTTAAGAAAGTGAAACCTAAAGAACCAACGCCACCGAGGCTACAGAgcccattaaatatattagaaaggAGAAAAAGTGTAGCCGATTTGCCACTTAGTGCTCCCGGGAAAAACAAAGTTTTAAGTGATACTATACAGAAGCTATCCAGTCAAATCAATCAATCTGTAGTAGCGGCCAGCATTCCCCTACCACCTTTCCCGCCGGAAGATCGCAGCGAATCGAGTGATTCAGATGATTCCGACAGAAG GTTGATAATTGACAAATTGGCCGTGGACGAGTGGGGCAGTGGCAGCGGTAACAGTGGAGGTAGCAGTAATGGTACAACCGTGGCGGTCATTGCTGGAAGGACTCAAAATGCCGCGGCGAGAGCTTTACATGCCGGGAAATCTCCGGGAGAATGGAGCGCCGGGGAATCGCTGCTCATGCTCGAAGACGCTTGTAAGAATGAACGAAAACACA CGGGCGGGGTGCGCGTGAGCACTGCGGGCGCGGAGGACGACGGCTGCGTGTCGCTGCTGCTGTGCGAGGAGACCATCCCCGGCTCGCCGGCGCCCGACGCCgagcccgcgccgcccgcgcgcgcGCACCACCTGCCCTTCGCCTGCGCGCCGCAGCACGCGCACTCGCACTCGCACTCGCACTCGCACAACACGCATAACCATAAGA CGGAGGAACGTCGCGGGTCAGCGGGGGCGGCAGAGGCGGGAGAGGGacgcgcggggggcgcgggggcGGCAGGCGGAGCGGGGGACGACGACTGGTCGCGGCGCCGCGCGCTGCTCGACAACACTCCGCCCACCACACCCGACAGCAGCCTCGACCTCTCGCCGCATAG agaGAGGCGAATATCAGAAAGAGACAGTCCTTCGGATAGAAAGGAAGATGAAGAAGACAATCACGCACAAGATGTTTGTGCCCTCGATATCGACAAGCCACATG GCAGCGCCCGCTCGCGCAAGGCGTCGGAGTCGTCGGGCGCGGGCCGcacgcgcgcgcgccgcgcccgccgcgacACCGACGAGCCGCacgcgccgcacgcgccgcaCGCGCTCAAGTACAACTTCTACGTCGACCTCG ACCCTTCCTGGGATTGTCAAACTCGTATAAATGTGCTGACGTCGCGGCTGGCTGATCTACGCAAAGCATACCACTCTGTGAAAGCTGAACTGGCTGCCATTGATCGCCGACGTAAAAAACTGCGACGCAAGGAACGAGAGG ctATCAAAGCAGCCAAAGCTGCTTGTTCGTGA
- the LOC113399358 gene encoding AT-rich interactive domain-containing protein 4A-like isoform X1 yields the protein MQGDDPPFLPVGTDVSAKYKGAFCEAKIKKVVRNIKCKVTLKAGGITTVNDDVIKGTLRVGSTVEVKQDPKKEAMEAVITKIQDCSQYTVVFDDGDITTLRRSALCLKSGRHFNESETLDQLPLTHPEHFSTPVIAGRRGRRGRAQSEESEGEGTTRRMKADSAEREPHVGRVVLVEAASGAERRRPHQPAFPALVVAPTAQIKVKEDYLVRSFKDGRYYTVPKKEAREFRKGSAPLEWSGVEAALQYLNHAVLPPHWDRDALFNEPRNTSDDSSDDEPREEKDHFVAQLYKFMDDRGTPLNRNPTIANRDIDLYRLFRVVQKLGGYNRVTNQNQWKTIADKMGFHPVTTSITNLCKQAYKKFLHSFEDFYRKLGVTLVAHPRGARTPPAGRSLIRDRDKLPPAAGAAASPAPPAAPSTPTPPAQRLKDKDSDKSETEKSDKSEKEEKIEKIEKKEKPRASDEDDSADNQPLIITTPKVDKEKEKDKEKEKEKEKEKEKEKEKEKEKEKEKERDKDKSSTTSEEKGVIKPRSQSKTRSLPPVKMESHEKRTPKRKTLSSKLSEGSSSIRRPSRRPNVSTDSDSSGRASRCGLTKKMQSRRSQSANSASSGNTIASNSSKRPRKRKTTEPSMNESTRSGGANVEAQVGDKLKVYYGPTQSESKVTYEAKVIEVSADGLRVHYTGWNTRYDEWIKPERIALNVTQHEARNKKMTNLNRRVRSKRTEVLISESSARSDTDSDSDSDTSVKRPPKKSDDKSNVKNPSRSKDQKSSDSSSSSKPRKRPVRTVSTPLATSPAKKPRTTLSGHQHQGRDYDLNEIRSELKGLHSVKQEADETIKTEITQKDAIMSPALSTSQTSEPSRPDKQPEDVYEFKEPEPFELELHDEKKKRTHRIFDDISPSKYTSTLSKSLSEEISEDPLRPRPSSFRSPSLSPFRDFGSTRDVPGRQSPEDDSKDGLFSLDDDSLPGEGSSGPIFEGFTPAKNQETYSKKSKVSKLRQLIDDSPDSPADDEQSSEDEPEEVIKEEKREPSPILQAIEKEKSPEPVIEEPKNPDLTKEVNDAIAILKEIPPLESIPEPPSTPPPKIKSEPLIVIPPVATVTTEDIEVEKDEQIIKDEKIVQCEINEKAIEENIMAIPLPNVEPKDKEPPKIRIEKLDPAPDMTISKMEPPSSPLIDTEEDKSEPDSPARIDVLPEPPPAFLLQSEGPKIAEKLLKAINSAKRLSMSPPPVEDRPETPKKDIKTDDKLSPTTVEIKRPSSIPELLKPLTKLDPVRRYSPAEAIDSIFGEPSNLTDVKRDISEVKKVKPKEPTPPRLQSPLNILERRKSVADLPLSAPGKNKVLSDTIQKLSSQINQSVVAASIPLPPFPPEDRSESSDSDDSDRRLIIDKLAVDEWGSGSGNSGGSSNGTTVAVIAGRTQNAAARALHAGKSPGEWSAGESLLMLEDACKNERKHSANVVVAGGVRVSTAGAEDDGCVSLLLCEETIPGSPAPDAEPAPPARAHHLPFACAPQHAHSHSHSHSHNTHNHKTEERRGSAGAAEAGEGRAGGAGAAGGAGDDDWSRRRALLDNTPPTTPDSSLDLSPHRERRISERDSPSDRKEDEEDNHAQDVCALDIDKPHGSARSRKASESSGAGRTRARRARRDTDEPHAPHAPHALKYNFYVDLDPSWDCQTRINVLTSRLADLRKAYHSVKAELAAIDRRRKKLRRKEREAIKAAKAACS from the exons ATCCGAAGAAAGTGAGGGCGAAGGAACCACTCGCCGCATGAAAGCAGACAGCGCGGAACGTGAGCCTCACGTTGGACGTGTGGTGCTAGTAGAAGCGGCAAGCGGTGCGGAACGACGCAGGCCTCATCAGCCCGCCTTCCCTGCGCTAGTAGTAGCACCCACTGCACAGATCAAAGTTAAAGAAGACTATCTCGTGAGATCCTTCAAAGATGGCAGATA ttACACAGTCCCTAAGAAGGAGGCGCGTGAGTTCCGGAAAGGCTCTGCGCCACTGGAATGGTCGGGCGTGGAGGCGGCCCTGCAGTACCTCAACCATGCCGTACTGCCGCCGCACTGGGACCGCGACGCGCTCTTCAACGAGCCGCGCAATACCTCTGACGAC AGTTCTGATGATGAACCGCGTGAAGAAAAGGACCATTTTGTGGCACAACTGTACAAGTTTATGGACGATCGAGGCACTCCACTCAATCGTAACCCAACCATCGCCAATAGAGACATTGATTTGTATCGGCTGTTTAGA gTTGTTCAAAAATTAGGTGGTTACAATAGAGTAACAAACCAAAATCAATGGAAGACAATAGCAGATAAAATGGGATTCCACCCCGTCACAACAAGTATCACCAATCTGTGCAAACAGGCTTACAAAAA ATTCCTGCACAGCTTCGAGGACTTCTACCGCAAGCTGGGCGTGACGCTGGTGGCGCACCCGCGCGGCGCTCGCACGCCGCCCGCCGGCCGCTCGCTCATCCGCGACCGCGACAAGCTGCCGCCCGCCGCCGGCGCCGCCGcctcgcccgcgccgcccgccgcgcccagCACGCCCACCCCGCCCGCGCAG CGTTTAAAAGACAAAGATTCTGATAAGAGTGAAACAGAAAAGAGTGATAAGAGTGAGAAGGAAGAAAAAATAGAGAAGATAGAGAAAAAAGAGAAGCCGCGCGCGAGCGACGAGGATGACAGCGCTGACAACCAGCCCCTCATTATTACCACTCCAAA AGTTGACAAAGAGAAGGAGAAAGATAAGGAAAAGGAAAAGGAAAAAGAAAAGGAGAAGGAGAAGGAaaaggaaaaagaaaaagagaaagAAAAGGAAAAAGAAAGGGATAAAGACAAGAGCTCAACCACGAGTGAAGAAAAAGGAGTCATTAAGCCACGCTCACAGTCCAAGACTCGTAGCTTGCCTCCTGTTAAGATGGAGTCCCATGAGAAGCGCACGCCTAAGAGGAAAACTTTGTCTtctaaat TAAGTGAAGGTTCGAGCAGCATCAGGCGCCCGTCGCGTCGGCCCAACGTCTCCACCGACAGTGACAGTTCTGGGCGAGCATCGAG GTGTGGACTAACAAAGAAAATGCAAAGCCGTAGAAGTCAAAGCGCCAACTCTGCGAGTAGCGGCAACACCATCGCATCGAACAGTAGCAAGAGACCTCGGAAAAGAAAGACTACAGA GCCGTCGATGAATGAATCGACACGTTCCGGAGGCGCCAATGTAGAGGCTCAAGTAGGCGATAAGTTAAAGGTCTACTACGGACCCACACAATCAGAGTCAAAG GTGACGTACGAGGCGAAGGTGATCGAGGTGTCGGCGGACGGGCTGCGCGTGCACTACACGGGCTGGAACACGCGCTACGACGAGTGGATCAAGCCCGAGCGCATCGCGCTCAACGTCACGCAGCACGAGGCGCGCAACAAGAAG aTGACGAATCTAAATAGACGAGTCAGGAGCAAAAGAACAgaag TGCTGATTTCAGAGTCTTCAGCCCGATCCGACACCGATAGTGACTCTGATAGTGACACAAGTGTTAAAAGACCACCTAAAAAGTCCGATGATAAATCAAATGTTAAAA ATCCATCTAGATCGAAAGATCAAAAGTCAAGTGACAGCAGCAGCTCGAGTAAACCAAGAAAACGACCAGTAAGGACTGTATCTACACCGTTAGCGACCTCTCCAGCTAAGAAGCCTCGCACAACTCTCAGTGGACATCAGCATCAAGGCCGCGATTACGATCTAAATGAAATTAGATCAGAACTCAAAGGATTACATTCAGTAAAACAAGAAGCAGATGAAACTATTAAAACAGAAATTACGCAAAAAGACGCTATTATGAGTCCTGCACTTTCCACTAGCCAAACATCTGAACCCTCACGACCTGATAAACAACCAGAGGATGTTTATGAATTTAAAGAGCCAGAACCCTTTGAGTTGGAATTGCATGacgaaaaaaagaaaagaactCATCGTATATTCGATGACATTTCTCCAAGCAAGTATACGTCAACCTTGTCCAAATCATTAAGCGAAGAAATATCTGAAGACCCATTAAGGCCACGACCATCCTCTTTTAGATCTCCATCTCTTTCGCCGTTCAGGGATTTTGGGTCAACTCGAGATGTACCAGGTCGACAAAGTCCTGAAGATGACTCTAAAGACGGGCTGTTCTCTCTCGATGACGACTCCCTTCCGGGTGAAGGCAGTTCTGGGCCAATATTCGAAGGATTTACACCAGCTAAAAATCAAGAGACATATTCGAAAAAAAGTAAGGTTTCGAAACTTCGACAGCTAATAGACGATTCACCGGATAGTCCAGCTGATGATGAACAATCATCTGAAGATGAGCCCGAGGAAGTAATAAAAGAGGAGAAAAGGGAACCAAGTCCAATTTTGCAAGctatagaaaaagaaaaatctccAGAGCCAGTAATAGAAGAACCGAAAAATCCTGATTTGACTAAAGAAGTTAATGATGCCATAGCTATCCTCAAAGAAATACCTCCATTGGAATCCATACCGGAACCTCCTTCCACTCCTCCTCCGAAGATAAAATCAGAACCTCTCATTGTAATTCCTCCTGTGGCTACCGTCACCACCGAAGATATTGAAGTAGAAAAGGATGAGCAAATTATTAAAGACGAGAAAATAGTTCAGTgcgaaattaatgaaaaagcAATTGAAGAAAACATTATGGCTATTCCGCTTCCAAATGTAGAACCCAAAGATAAAGAGCCTCCAAAAATAAGAATCGAAAAATTAGACCCCGCTCCTGATATGACTATATCAAAAATGGAGCCACCTTCTAGTCCGCTAATCGATACGGAGGAAGATAAATCAGAGCCCGACAGTCCCGCCCGAATCGATGTTTTACCTGAACCACCCCctgcatttttattacaatctgAGGGGCCAAAAATTGCTGAAAAACTACTTAAAGCCATCAATAGTGCTAAGAGATTGTCTATGTCCCCTCCGCCCGTAGAAGATCGGCCGGAAACGCCAAAGAAAGATATTAAGACTGATGATAAATTGTCACCTACAACAGTGGAAATAAAACGGCCTTCGAGTATACCTGAATTACTGAAACCTTTGACTAAACTCGACCCCGTCCGACGCTATAGTCCAGCCGAAGCTATCGACTCCATATTCGGGGAACCTTCTAATTTAACGGATGTGAAACGTGATATATCAGAAGTTAAGAAAGTGAAACCTAAAGAACCAACGCCACCGAGGCTACAGAgcccattaaatatattagaaaggAGAAAAAGTGTAGCCGATTTGCCACTTAGTGCTCCCGGGAAAAACAAAGTTTTAAGTGATACTATACAGAAGCTATCCAGTCAAATCAATCAATCTGTAGTAGCGGCCAGCATTCCCCTACCACCTTTCCCGCCGGAAGATCGCAGCGAATCGAGTGATTCAGATGATTCCGACAGAAG GTTGATAATTGACAAATTGGCCGTGGACGAGTGGGGCAGTGGCAGCGGTAACAGTGGAGGTAGCAGTAATGGTACAACCGTGGCGGTCATTGCTGGAAGGACTCAAAATGCCGCGGCGAGAGCTTTACATGCCGGGAAATCTCCGGGAGAATGGAGCGCCGGGGAATCGCTGCTCATGCTCGAAGACGCTTGTAAGAATGAACGAAAACACA GCGCCAACGTTGTGGTAGCGGGCGGGGTGCGCGTGAGCACTGCGGGCGCGGAGGACGACGGCTGCGTGTCGCTGCTGCTGTGCGAGGAGACCATCCCCGGCTCGCCGGCGCCCGACGCCgagcccgcgccgcccgcgcgcgcGCACCACCTGCCCTTCGCCTGCGCGCCGCAGCACGCGCACTCGCACTCGCACTCGCACTCGCACAACACGCATAACCATAAGA CGGAGGAACGTCGCGGGTCAGCGGGGGCGGCAGAGGCGGGAGAGGGacgcgcggggggcgcgggggcGGCAGGCGGAGCGGGGGACGACGACTGGTCGCGGCGCCGCGCGCTGCTCGACAACACTCCGCCCACCACACCCGACAGCAGCCTCGACCTCTCGCCGCATAG agaGAGGCGAATATCAGAAAGAGACAGTCCTTCGGATAGAAAGGAAGATGAAGAAGACAATCACGCACAAGATGTTTGTGCCCTCGATATCGACAAGCCACATG GCAGCGCCCGCTCGCGCAAGGCGTCGGAGTCGTCGGGCGCGGGCCGcacgcgcgcgcgccgcgcccgccgcgacACCGACGAGCCGCacgcgccgcacgcgccgcaCGCGCTCAAGTACAACTTCTACGTCGACCTCG ACCCTTCCTGGGATTGTCAAACTCGTATAAATGTGCTGACGTCGCGGCTGGCTGATCTACGCAAAGCATACCACTCTGTGAAAGCTGAACTGGCTGCCATTGATCGCCGACGTAAAAAACTGCGACGCAAGGAACGAGAGG ctATCAAAGCAGCCAAAGCTGCTTGTTCGTGA